The Gigantopelta aegis isolate Gae_Host chromosome 3, Gae_host_genome, whole genome shotgun sequence genome segment CTCCTACATCGGCGGCGGACCCGTGGACATTTCTCTTACATCGGCGGCGGACCCGTGGACATTTCTCTTACATCGGCGGCAGACCCGTGGACATTTATCCTACATCCTCGGCGGACTCGTGGGCATTTCTCCTACATCCTCGGCGGACCCGTGGACATTTCTCCTACATCGGCAGCGGACCCGTGGACATTTCTTCTACATCGGCGGCGGACCCGTGGACATTTCTCCTAGATCTAACCAGCTTTGTCGCCATCGTTTAACGTGTCCAGCTATTTCCTTCTCGATGACCGTCTACTTTCGTTATAAAATGCTACCTACGTCAGCACGCCACcgacatatttacaattttccTAAAATGTTCAAACCCCTGACGTCACGATATTTGGTGTTTGAAGCACGTCACAGAACCTTTGTGGGTAGTTtcttaatatattacattatacacCGTTGCAATTTAATGacactgataaaaacaaaatatgtaaagaAAATTATAGGAATGTCATAAAAATCTCTCTCACCGCTATTCCAAGCCAATCGGAATAAGTCGATTACGAATTCTCTGcggaatgaaagaatgaatgaatgtttaacgacaccccagcacgaaaaatacatcggctattgggtgtcacactatagtaaatgcaaaaacattgctgaacaacatcaatataaaaattcaatagttaaattaaaacagtgtaaagaactgtgcaaaaatacaaatatcacagttagATAATAGttaaaatgtacaataaaaCGCAGTATCATGTAGGAACTGTAAAAATttaataagttctggatggaatcgaaaggattccatcacatttcgtggtccaaatatatcttttcgagtttctttcagatggttgcactccaccaaaatgtggcgtaccgtcagagtacactgacagtgctcacactgccCCTGCgtgtactgtaacctcaccgtggtgcaggggtgaaacattctccttgacaatggctaatacagtacaactccccttttggggcgccttgtttgccgtgaggttcgacccgtgaaaatggatgatgggatcctggtgattgagttggggcatacctgcgggtatgacttctgacaatacatactttggcccggagttcaaatagacgggtggtcaggtaggcccgacctgatcaatcggctggtcacgccaagctcgagagcatacaatctttgttttgtttacagttagTCAAgagcaaacattttttttatataccatatgtatttgttgctcttggggcggtggctagggtcaattgggtgattttGTATTCTTaatgcccaagtatatcaaccatgtatccctggcatggatgtctgctggttatccgcagcaccatgtccccttgttggacccggtggagggtgggggcatggttgatgaacatTTTTTCAAATCTAATATGGATCAACCAAAAATTATACCAAATACAGATGGGACCCttaaaagggtccacaccgaagtttcggacttCTTGTCTTCCGACGAGGAGTCCATGAAATCGAAAACTAGTGTgaagaaatccaaagtgatttcttcacaAAACTGGCCAAGGTTTCTCGTCATCAGTTCCACTGATGACGGAGTCTTGAATAAACTTTCACCCTTTGCCATTCAAAAGGCAAttgttggcttggctggtgagccaAAATCTGTCAAAAAAATTAAGACTGGCCTTTTGGTTGAATGTTTAACCGAAAGGCATTCTACTTGTCTTCTCAAGTCGACAGTTTTTTGCAACGTACCAATTAAGGTAACTGCGCATTCCTCCCTTAATTCGTCAAAAGGAGTTATCAGATGCAGAGATTTGGAAGGTGTTAGCGAGGAAGAAATATGCCAAAATTTACGTACACAAGGAGTTACTGCTGTGAGGAGGATAAAGGTTCGTCGAAACAATGACTTGTTACCGACGAATACTTGTATCCTCACCTTTAACGTCCCTACCCTTCCTCAATCTGTCAAAGCCGGTTACCTTAATATTCCTGTTGAACCCTTTATTCCAAACCCCTTGCGTTGCTTCAAATGCCAGCGGTTTGGCCATGGTCAGAACACATGTCGTGGAAAACTTACATGCGCTCGTTGTGGTCtatttgaccatgacagcaagacaTGTAAGAACGATACACTTTGTCTCAACTGCAAGGGCAACCACTGTGCATACTCGCGAGAGTGTCCGCGGTGGAAACTGGAAAAAAGAGTTCAACAGGtgaaggtacaaaataaactgtcctTCACGGATGCCAGGAGGTTGGTGGAGACAGCAACACCTACAGTCGGTGACAAGTCATATGCAGCTGCAGCTGCTGCCAAAGTCGCCACTAAAAGTGTTGCAGTCAACACAGACCTCACTTGGCATTGTGATGAAGCCAAGTACAAGAAACTGTCTGATATTGAGAAGACGCAAAAACAGGTGCAAAAAgcagcacaaaaacaaaaaatcacaccctagaaaaaggaaattgaaactcaagtgtcattggattttaaaaatccaccaaataggtcgagcactagtctccctaagacaggcaatgacacaaagaaatctccaaagaaagctacagaagtactgtctggtaggctgaaaaagatcgaattacgttcggtcccgatcagcaatatgtatgatactttggctgatatcggtgatgatgatatggagatttcatctccagatcattgccgatcacaaagaccaccagcaaagccaaagataaaacccatacttcctcccgatggaaaataaagttatccagtcgaactgtcgtgggcttaggcccaattttgatgaattaagtcttctaattcaaaagtataatccttttgcagtgtgtcttcaggaaactttcctgaaggatactgacagtattaacatcagaggatttaatctctaccataaatgtcaacagagtgaaaacagagcgtctgggggcgtttccattattgtaaatgaaaacattcctcagagtgaagtcatattaaagtcgactttacaagctgtggccgtaaaggtcacggctcataaaactattactctctgttcagtttatttaccccctcgaaacaattacaattttaacactacggactttcaaggtcttcttgatcaactccctactccctttattatcatgggagattttaatgcacaccacactttgtggggatgcgatgacataaacactagaggtaaacaattacaagacttaattctcaaaaatgacttaatattacttaatgataaaagtcatacatactttcatcctgcaagtggttctttcacatccattgatttaaccctttgtagtccatcactttgtgTTGATTTCTCatggaaagtttgtccagacccttgtggtagtgaccactttccagttattttggagaatgatggacctccatcacttgaaagagtTCAGAGATGGAGGTTGACGGGGGCAAACTGGGATCAATTTCGGCATCTATGCAGCATTcgactgcaacaaactgccatgactggtgccgatgatcccatgtctttgttcacctccatcttgaaagatattgcagaggaaactattcctaagacttcggcagtaccgaagcgtttcaataaaccatggttcaatgagacatgcaaagatgcaatcaaagagcgaaacaggacactcgagaggttcaaacgcgaacctaccggggataacctgaatagttatcgcattgctcgggcaaaggctcgtaaaactatcagacagagtaagaaatcatcttggagaaattatgtctccaagttgacttctcaaacatctgtgaaatctgtctggaataggatacgtaaaatcaagggaaaagaatccaataatacagttcgccatttgtctgtcaatggcacggatgttacgtctcatcgtgacattgccaatgcattgccAGACAGTTTCTCCcataactcttcttcttctttcagtacagatgcttttacgtctgtcagaaataaagctgaaaagcaacctattaacttttcatctgaaaatgttgaagtatacaacaggcacttctctttggaggagttgcaggacgctctacgtagagcccatgatacttcggtaggaccagatgaaatacattatcaactcttaaaacacttacctgaa includes the following:
- the LOC121367293 gene encoding uncharacterized protein LOC121367293, with amino-acid sequence MDQPKIIPNTDGTLKRVHTEVSDFLSSDEESMKSKTSVKKSKVISSQNWPRFLVISSTDDGVLNKLSPFAIQKAIVGLAGEPKSVKKIKTGLLVECLTERHSTCLLKSTVFCNVPIKVTAHSSLNSSKGVIRCRDLEGVSEEEICQNLRTQGVTAVRRIKVRRNNDLLPTNTCILTFNVPTLPQSVKAGYLNIPVEPFIPNPLRCFKCQRFGHGQNTCRGKLTCARCGLFDHDSKTCKNDTLCLNCKGNHCAYSRECPRWKLEKRVQQVKVQNKLSFTDARRLVETATPTVGDKSYAAAAAAKVATKSVAVNTDLTWHCDEAKYKKLSDIEKTQKQTFTSLIHSIRGLMHEPKQ